A region of Rhodamnia argentea isolate NSW1041297 chromosome 9, ASM2092103v1, whole genome shotgun sequence DNA encodes the following proteins:
- the LOC115737076 gene encoding RGG repeats nuclear RNA binding protein A-like, with product MATMNPFDILGDDDNEDPSQLVAAAKLVEKPKKAQAQAAPPSKPAAKLPSKPLPPAQAVREAKTDTGRGYGRGRGGGRGYGRGRGGGRGYDQDSGNNEGPAVSNDGFSGGYRPSEEGDSGKLSERGGRGFSRGGRPGGYNNGEAGERERARRPFERHSGTGRGNETKRDGSGRGNWGTPTDEIAPETEEPVIEVEKNVGSEKQLAGEDGADASKENPVNEPEEKEPEDKEMTLEEYEKVLEEKRKALLALKSEERKVELDKDLKSMQQLSSKKGNNEIFVKLGSEKDKRKEAAEKEEKAKKSVSINEFLKPAEGEKYYNPGGRGRGRGRGSRGGYGGGYARDVSAPSIEDPGQFPSLGGK from the exons atggcaacCATGAACCCTTTCGACATCCTCGGCGACGACGACAATGAGGACCCCAGCCAGCTCGTCGCTGCTGCCAAGCTGGTCGAGAAGCCAAAGAAGGCCCAGGCTCAAGCTGCCCCGCCGTCTAAGCCGGCCGCCAAGCTGCCTTCCAAGCCGCTCCCACCTGCTCAAGCTG TGAGGGAAGCGAAGACTGACACTGGGCGGGGCTATGGCCGTGGCCGTGGAGGTGGTCGTGGTTATGGCCGTGGCCGCGGAGGTGGTCGAGGATATGACCAAGATTCAGGGAACAACGAGGGACCAGCTGTGAGCAACGATGGTTTTTCTGGGGGTTATAGACCCTCAGAGGAAGGAGATTCTGGAAAACTATCTGAAAGGGGTGGTCGTGGTTTTTCTCGGGGAGGTCGCCCCGGTGGTTATAACAATGGAGAAGCTGGTGAAAGGGAGCGTGCAAGAAGACCATTCGAACGCCACAGTGGCACTGGACGAGG AAATGAGACTAAACGAGATGGATCTGGTCGTGGAAACTGGGGAACTCCTACTGATGAAATTGCTCC AGAGACTGAAGAACCTGTCATTGAAGTCGAGAAAAATGTGGGATCTGAGAAGCAGCTGGCTGGTGAGGATGGTGCAGATGCTAGCAAGGAGAATCCTGTGAATGAACCAGAAGAAAAAGAGCCTGAAGATAAG GAGATGACATTAGAAGAGTATGAAAAGGTCCttgaagagaagaggaaggcaTTGCTTGCGCTGAAGTCTGAGGAAAGGAAAGTAGAGTTGGACAAAGATTTGAAGTCCATGCAACAACTCTCTAGCAAGAAGGGTAACAATGAAATCTTTGTCAAGCTG GGATCCGAGAAGGATAAACGCAAAGAGGCTGCTGAGAAAGAGGAGAAAGCCAAGAAG TCTGTCAGCATAAATGAGTTCCTGAAGCCTGCTGAAGGGGAGAAATACTACAACCCAGGTGGTCGTGGGCGAGGCCGCGGCCGTGGTTCCAGAGGTGGCTATGGTGGTGGCTATGCTAGAGATGTCTCTGCTCCTTCGATTGAGGATCCTGGCCAGTTCCCCTCCCTTGGTGGGAAATGA
- the LOC115737073 gene encoding phospholipase A1-Ibeta2, chloroplastic, producing MAISAVNLHMFQASGGGASFKRRFSPLNPSASSATAVRPITSTESTRRHLANLDRLLQNQKVSPPTLPHPQGPQEPTHQADFGVDTSSSSSEKRGRGPLDLLNLGRIWPEIKAAAEEMSPRHLGRLRRLLSKTPEYSPRNSLGSRWRQYHGCDDWLGLLDPLDENLRREVIRYGELIQVAYQAFHSNPAMPTEAAPKPHHVALPDKSYNVTKSLYATSAVGLPKWVDDVAPDLGWMTQRSSWIGYVAVCDDGREIQRMGRRDIVIALRGTSTCLEWAENFRTKLAPISSTEDPKSKVGSGFLSLFKTRGAHVPSLAESVIEEVQRLMELYKGETLSITVTGHSLGAALALLLADELTTRVSELPSLAVFSFGGPRVGNSAFADRIRAKNVKVLRVVNDQDVITRVPGMFLSEDLEQRLKDAVDGALKKGKMPWDSYSHAGTELRLDTRKSPYLKPDADVACCHDLEAYLHLVDGFMASNCPFRVNAKRSLVKLLNEQRTNVKKLYTSKANALTLNVERGAVRPPNMAGCLPSPS from the coding sequence CAGCCACCGCCGTCAGACCCATCACCTCCACCGAGTCAACTCGGAGACACCTTGCCAACCTCGACCGCCTCCTCCAAAACCAGAAGGTATCTCCGCCGACCTTACCGCACCCGCAAGGGCCGCAAGAACCAACTCACCAGGCAGATTTTGGGGTCGacacgtcgtcgtcgtcgtcggagAAAAGGGGCAGAGGACCGTTGGACCTCTTGAACTTGGGTCGAATCTGGCCCGAAATTAAGGCAGCGGCGGAGGAGATGTCCCCACGCCACCTCGGCCGCCTCCGGCGGCTTTTGTCAAAGACGCCGGAGTATTCCCCGAGGAACAGCCTCGGCAGCCGGTGGCGGCAGTACCATGGCTGCGACGACTGGTTGGGCCTACTTGATCCGCTTGACGAGAACCTCCGGCGGGAGGTGATCCGGTACGGTGAGCTCATACAGGTGGCCTACCAGGCGTTCCACTCAAACCCCGCCATGCCAACAGAGGCGGCGCCGAAGCCCCACCACGTGGCGCTGCCGGATAAGTCTTATAATGTGACGAAGAGCCTGTACGCCACTTCCGCGGTCGGCCTCCCCAAATGGGTGGATGATGTTGCTCCGGACCTTGGCTGGATGACGCAGCGGTCGAGCTGGATCGGTTACGTAGCGGTATGCGACGACGGGAGGGAGATCCAACGGATGGGGCGGAGGGACATCGTGATCGCCCTGCGAGGGACCTCCACCTGTCTCGAGTGGGCCGAGAACTTTCGGACCAAGCTCGCGCCGATCTCGAGCACCGAAGACCCCAAATCCAAGGTCGGATCCGGGTTCTTGAGCTTGTTCAAGACCCGTGGAGCTCACGTTCCGAGCTTGGCGGAGTCAGTCATCGAGGAAGTTCAGCGGCTTATGGAACTCTACAAGGGCGAGACACTCAGCATCACGGTGACCGGTCACAGCCTCGGCGCAGCACTAGCATTATTATTGGCCGACGAGCTAACGACGCGCGTTTCAGAGCTGCCATCGCTCGCAGTGTTCTCTTTCGGAGGACCTCGGGTCGGGAACAGCGCTTTCGCGGACCGGATCCGCGCAAAGAACGTCAAGGTCTTGAGGGTCGTGAATGATCAGGACGTGATCACCAGAGTGCCCGGGATGTTCCTAAGCGAAGATTTAGAACAGAGACTCAAAGACGCGGTGGATGGCGCGctcaaaaagggcaaaatgcCATGGGACTCCTACTCGCACGCGGGGACGGAGCTGCGCCTAGACACGAGGAAGTCGCCGTACTTGAAGCCGGACGCCGATGTCGCGTGCTGCCACGACCTGGAGGCGTACCTACACCTGGTGGACGGGTTCATGGCCTCGAACTGCCCCTTCAGAGTGAACGCGAAGCGGAGCTTAGTGAAGTTGCTAAACGAGCAAAGAACTAACGTGAAGAAGCTGTACACGAGCAAGGCCAATGCCTTGACCTTGAATGTCGAAAGGGGGGCGGTCAGACCTCCCAACATGGCGGGTTGCTTGCCTAGCCCATCTTAA